In Labrys wisconsinensis, one genomic interval encodes:
- a CDS encoding ABC transporter ATP-binding protein, which translates to MTMGPHLLEVDDLTVHFPAPGGGPLGLRRRSVKALNGVSLVLEAGETLGIVGESGSGKSTLGRAILGLGPITSGHVAFAGEDITEGGRAARARLRRETAMVFQDPYNALNPRMTVGETLREVLHVHGHLPRGGEAEAVAALLRRVGLQPDLASRRPAALSGGQCQRVGIARALAVEPRLIVADECVAALDVSIQGQIINLFIEMKAQRDLALIFIAHDLSIVRRLCDRVAVMYLGRLVEEGPVERVFAAPRHPYTAALLRAVPQIDPDRRLPEDPVRGEPPSPIDLPPGCPFHPRCPSAQAQCAADPPPTLRREAGHAWACILDPQVSLVTAA; encoded by the coding sequence ATGACCATGGGCCCGCACCTCCTGGAGGTCGACGACCTCACCGTGCACTTCCCGGCCCCGGGCGGCGGCCCGCTGGGCCTGAGGCGGCGCAGCGTCAAGGCGCTCAACGGCGTGTCGCTGGTGCTGGAGGCCGGCGAGACGCTCGGCATCGTCGGCGAATCCGGCAGCGGCAAGAGCACGCTCGGCCGGGCCATCCTCGGCCTCGGGCCGATCACCTCGGGCCATGTCGCCTTCGCGGGCGAGGACATCACCGAGGGCGGCCGCGCCGCGCGGGCGCGGCTGCGGCGCGAGACGGCGATGGTGTTCCAGGACCCGTACAACGCCCTCAACCCGCGCATGACCGTCGGCGAGACCCTGCGCGAGGTGCTGCACGTGCACGGCCACCTGCCCCGCGGCGGCGAGGCCGAGGCGGTGGCGGCGCTGCTGCGGCGGGTCGGCCTGCAGCCGGACCTGGCCTCGCGGCGCCCGGCGGCCCTGTCCGGCGGCCAGTGCCAGCGCGTCGGCATCGCCCGGGCGCTGGCGGTCGAGCCCCGGCTGATCGTCGCCGACGAATGCGTCGCCGCGCTCGACGTCTCGATCCAGGGCCAGATCATCAACCTGTTCATCGAGATGAAGGCGCAGCGCGACCTCGCGCTGATCTTCATCGCCCACGACCTCTCGATCGTGCGGCGGCTCTGCGACCGGGTGGCGGTGATGTATCTCGGCCGTCTCGTCGAGGAAGGGCCGGTGGAGCGCGTCTTCGCCGCGCCGCGCCATCCCTACACCGCCGCCCTGCTGCGTGCCGTGCCGCAGATAGACCCGGACCGGCGCCTGCCGGAGGATCCGGTGCGGGGCGAGCCGCCGAGCCCCATCGACCTGCCGCCGGGCTGCCCGTTCCATCCGCGCTGCCCCTCGGCACAGGCGCAGTGCGCCGCCGACCCGCCGCCGACGCTGCGGCGCGAGGCCGGCCATGCCTGGGCCTGCATCCTCGATCCGCAGGTGAGCCTCGTCACAGCCGCATGA
- a CDS encoding hybrid-cluster NAD(P)-dependent oxidoreductase yields the protein MTAPAFRPLDERTPWTDHTPLECVAVVPEGGDVATFTFRAPDESWFRYEPGQCVTLELPTAEGPVLRTYTLSSSPSRPLSVSVTAKAQARSLGTRWMLDNLRPGARLKAYGPAGAFSFHRHPAEKYLFLSAGSGITPMMSMTRFAEDHGSGADIAFVNCARRPSEIIFRQELERMAARMRRLNLAWIVEEADSGTAWTGFRGRLTASALRLIAPDFREREVFCCGPAPFMAGVRDMLDAAGADMRRYHEESFQPPEPEAAPALAPGEAAEGSVAFTVSGIEVPASSRETILQLARGAGLNIPTGCTMGLCGTCKVRRRSGETAMQHNGGIREEEIAAGLVLACCTRPIGRVEIEA from the coding sequence ATGACCGCGCCGGCCTTCCGCCCGCTCGACGAGCGCACGCCCTGGACCGACCACACGCCGCTCGAATGCGTGGCGGTGGTGCCGGAGGGCGGCGACGTCGCCACCTTCACCTTCCGCGCCCCGGACGAGAGCTGGTTCCGCTACGAGCCCGGCCAATGCGTGACGCTGGAGCTGCCGACGGCGGAGGGGCCGGTGCTGCGCACCTACACGCTCTCCTCCAGCCCGTCGCGGCCGCTCTCCGTCAGTGTCACCGCCAAGGCGCAGGCGCGGAGCCTCGGCACGCGCTGGATGCTGGACAATCTCAGGCCCGGCGCCCGCCTCAAGGCCTATGGCCCGGCCGGCGCCTTCAGCTTCCACCGGCATCCGGCAGAAAAGTACCTGTTCCTCTCGGCCGGCTCCGGCATCACGCCGATGATGTCGATGACGCGCTTCGCCGAGGATCACGGCAGCGGCGCCGACATCGCCTTCGTCAACTGCGCCCGGCGGCCCTCGGAGATCATCTTCCGGCAGGAGCTGGAGCGGATGGCCGCGCGCATGCGCCGGCTCAACCTGGCCTGGATCGTCGAGGAGGCGGACTCCGGCACGGCCTGGACCGGCTTTCGCGGCCGCCTGACCGCCTCGGCGCTGCGGCTGATCGCGCCGGACTTCCGCGAGCGCGAGGTGTTCTGCTGCGGCCCGGCGCCGTTCATGGCCGGCGTTCGCGACATGCTGGATGCCGCCGGCGCCGACATGCGCCGCTACCACGAGGAGAGCTTCCAGCCGCCGGAGCCGGAGGCCGCGCCGGCGCTCGCGCCCGGAGAGGCAGCGGAAGGCAGCGTCGCCTTCACGGTCTCGGGCATCGAGGTGCCGGCCTCCAGCCGGGAGACCATCCTGCAGCTCGCCCGCGGCGCCGGCCTCAACATCCCGACCGGCTGCACCATGGGCCTGTGCGGCACCTGCAAGGTGCGGCGCCGCTCGGGCGAGACGGCAATGCAGCACAATGGCGGCATCCGCGAGGAGGAGATCGCGGCCGGCCTGGTGCTGGCCTGCTGCACCCGCCCGATCGGGCGGGTCGAGATCGAGGCCTGA
- a CDS encoding ABC transporter substrate-binding protein produces MRSNLLGLLAGAFVAVATLAGPPAQAGGVLMIGKDQDSTTFDPIKSAQNADFWVFANMYDVLVRVDPTGTKLEPGLAESWTVSPDGLVYTFKLREAKFSDGSPITAKDAAFSLLRIRDDKGSLWADSYKAVATAEAKDDHTLVVTLKTPSAPFLSLLAMPGVSILSEKAVTSEGDAYAEQPVSSGAFTLKQWARGDKVVLEKNPNFWQADRVKLDGVQWIIVADDNTRMLKVQAGELDAAIFVPFSRVAELKKDPNLVVHLDPSTREDHLLINHAHGLLGKKEVREALDYAIDKKAIIDTVIFGLGEAANSYIPKGALYYNADNPARPYDPEKAKALLATAGATNLTLTYLVNAGNEVDEQTAILLQQQLAKVGVTVTIQKVDPGQSWNMLVDGSYDISANYWTNDILDPDEKTTFVLGHDSNNNYMTHYTNLTVKALVEQARGEMDTTKRAALYKQIQETAKADVNWVDLYYSPYRNVSRKTIEHFDQNPLGRFSLEDTVKN; encoded by the coding sequence ATGAGATCCAATTTGCTGGGACTGCTGGCGGGGGCGTTCGTGGCCGTCGCCACGCTCGCTGGCCCGCCGGCGCAGGCGGGCGGCGTGCTGATGATCGGCAAGGACCAGGACAGCACCACCTTCGACCCGATCAAGTCGGCCCAGAACGCCGATTTCTGGGTCTTCGCCAACATGTATGACGTGCTGGTGCGCGTCGATCCCACCGGCACCAAGCTGGAGCCGGGCCTGGCGGAGAGCTGGACGGTCTCGCCGGATGGGCTCGTCTACACCTTCAAGCTGCGGGAGGCGAAGTTCTCCGACGGCTCACCGATCACCGCCAAGGACGCGGCCTTCTCGCTCCTCCGCATCCGCGACGACAAGGGTTCGCTCTGGGCCGATTCCTACAAGGCCGTCGCCACGGCCGAGGCCAAGGACGACCACACCCTCGTCGTCACGCTGAAGACGCCGTCGGCCCCGTTCCTGTCCCTGCTCGCCATGCCCGGCGTCTCGATCCTGTCGGAGAAGGCCGTCACCTCCGAGGGTGACGCCTATGCCGAGCAGCCGGTCTCGTCAGGCGCCTTCACGCTGAAGCAATGGGCTCGCGGCGACAAGGTCGTGCTCGAGAAGAACCCGAACTTCTGGCAGGCCGACCGCGTCAAGCTCGACGGTGTCCAGTGGATCATCGTCGCCGACGACAACACCCGCATGCTGAAAGTGCAGGCCGGCGAGCTCGACGCCGCCATCTTCGTGCCGTTCTCGCGCGTCGCCGAACTGAAGAAGGACCCCAACCTCGTCGTCCATCTCGATCCCTCGACCCGTGAGGACCACCTCCTGATCAACCATGCGCACGGCCTGCTCGGCAAGAAGGAGGTGCGCGAGGCGCTCGACTACGCCATCGACAAGAAGGCGATCATCGACACCGTGATCTTCGGCCTCGGCGAAGCCGCCAATTCCTACATCCCGAAGGGCGCCCTCTACTACAACGCCGACAATCCGGCGCGGCCCTACGACCCGGAGAAAGCCAAGGCGCTGCTCGCCACGGCCGGCGCCACCAACCTGACGCTGACCTATCTCGTCAATGCCGGCAACGAGGTGGACGAGCAGACCGCCATCCTCCTGCAGCAGCAGCTTGCCAAGGTCGGTGTCACCGTCACCATCCAGAAGGTCGACCCCGGCCAGAGCTGGAACATGCTGGTGGACGGCTCCTACGACATCTCGGCCAACTACTGGACCAACGACATCCTGGATCCCGACGAGAAGACCACCTTCGTCCTCGGCCATGACAGCAACAACAACTACATGACCCATTACACCAACCTGACGGTGAAGGCGCTGGTCGAGCAGGCCCGCGGCGAGATGGACACGACCAAGCGGGCGGCGCTCTACAAGCAGATCCAGGAGACGGCCAAGGCCGACGTCAACTGGGTCGACCTCTACTACAGCCCCTACCGCAACGTCTCGCGCAAGACCATCGAGCATTTCGACCAGAACCCCCTCGGCCGCTTCAGCCTGGAGGACACGGTCAAGAACTGA
- a CDS encoding ABC transporter permease: MTGILPAAWRAHGGVGPLAIGAAILGVWLAVAALAPVLAPYDPIVQDAAARLQAPTLAHPLGTDNFGRDILSRIIFGARIDLEIAVLGVVFPFAIGTVVGTLAGYFGGLVDTLFMRLIDIVLAFPFLVLMLAILAILGPGLSSFFIAMALVGWVSYARLVRAQLLVLRHADFAVAARSLGYGHLRIMFHHLLPNALVGPCVFAMSDAVLVLLNGAAISYLGLGVQPPLAEWGVMVFEGQSFITTAWWITVFPGLAIVLLALGFSLFGDGLGEILGARE; encoded by the coding sequence CTGACCGGCATCCTGCCCGCGGCCTGGCGGGCGCATGGCGGCGTCGGGCCGCTGGCGATCGGCGCGGCGATTCTCGGCGTCTGGCTCGCGGTCGCGGCGCTCGCCCCGGTGCTGGCGCCCTATGACCCGATCGTCCAGGACGCGGCGGCGCGGCTGCAGGCGCCGACCCTGGCGCACCCGCTCGGCACCGACAATTTCGGGCGCGACATCCTCTCGCGCATCATCTTCGGGGCGCGCATCGATCTTGAGATCGCGGTGCTCGGCGTCGTCTTCCCCTTCGCCATCGGCACGGTGGTCGGCACGCTGGCCGGCTATTTCGGCGGCCTCGTCGACACGCTGTTCATGCGCCTGATCGACATCGTCCTCGCCTTCCCCTTCCTGGTGCTGATGCTGGCGATCCTGGCGATCCTCGGGCCGGGGCTGTCGAGCTTCTTCATCGCCATGGCCCTGGTGGGCTGGGTGTCCTATGCCCGGCTGGTGCGGGCCCAGCTCCTGGTGCTGCGCCATGCCGATTTCGCAGTGGCGGCCAGGAGTCTCGGCTACGGCCATCTGCGCATCATGTTCCACCACCTCCTGCCGAACGCCCTGGTCGGGCCCTGCGTCTTCGCCATGTCGGACGCCGTGCTGGTGCTGCTCAACGGCGCGGCGATCAGCTATCTCGGGCTCGGCGTGCAGCCGCCTCTGGCCGAATGGGGCGTGATGGTGTTCGAGGGCCAGAGCTTCATCACCACGGCCTGGTGGATCACCGTCTTCCCGGGCCTGGCCATCGTGCTGCTGGCGCTCGGCTTCAGCCTGTTCGGCGACGGGCTCGGCGAAATCCTGGGAGCGCGGGAATGA
- a CDS encoding ABC transporter ATP-binding protein, protein MTAPVLSVRGLAIEGSGRRIVDGISFDLGEGEILGLVGESGSGKTMACRGLIRLLPAASLRIAAGEVLFQGRDLAALPEAEMRALRGRGIGMIFQDPASHLDPVMRIGEQIGEGLRLHDALSRREARTEAIELLRQVGIPDPTRRIDDYPHQFSGGMRQRAMIAVALACRPTVLIADEPTTALDVTVQAQVLRLLKDIRDRRGLSIILITHDLGVVAQTCDAIAVMYAGRICERGPARALLRRPLHPYTAGLLACQPAARGTGLLTTIPGQPPSLDALPPGCRFHPRCGHRIAGCETDEPAIRRFEDGRAAACHAPLLPLQACA, encoded by the coding sequence ATGACCGCGCCTGTGCTCAGCGTGCGCGGTCTCGCCATCGAAGGCTCGGGGCGGCGCATCGTCGACGGCATCTCCTTCGATCTCGGCGAAGGCGAGATCCTCGGCCTCGTCGGCGAGAGCGGCTCGGGCAAGACCATGGCCTGCCGCGGCCTGATCCGCCTGCTGCCGGCCGCCTCGCTGCGCATCGCCGCCGGCGAGGTCTTGTTCCAGGGCCGTGATCTCGCGGCGCTGCCGGAGGCGGAGATGCGGGCCCTGCGCGGGCGCGGCATCGGCATGATCTTCCAGGACCCGGCCAGCCATCTCGACCCGGTCATGCGGATCGGCGAGCAGATCGGCGAGGGCCTGCGCCTGCACGACGCCCTGTCGCGGCGCGAGGCGCGGACCGAGGCGATCGAGCTCCTGCGCCAGGTCGGCATCCCCGACCCGACCCGGCGGATCGACGACTATCCCCACCAGTTCTCCGGCGGTATGCGCCAGCGCGCCATGATCGCGGTGGCGCTGGCCTGCCGCCCGACGGTGCTGATCGCCGACGAGCCGACCACCGCGCTCGACGTCACGGTCCAGGCGCAGGTGCTGCGCCTGCTCAAGGACATCCGCGACCGGCGCGGCCTGTCGATCATCCTGATCACCCACGACCTCGGCGTGGTGGCGCAGACCTGCGACGCCATCGCGGTGATGTATGCCGGGCGCATCTGCGAGCGCGGCCCGGCCCGGGCGCTGCTGCGCCGGCCGCTCCACCCCTACACGGCCGGCCTGCTCGCCTGCCAGCCGGCCGCCCGCGGCACCGGCCTGCTCACCACCATCCCCGGCCAGCCGCCATCCCTGGATGCGCTGCCGCCGGGCTGCCGCTTCCATCCACGCTGCGGCCATCGCATCGCCGGCTGCGAGACGGACGAGCCGGCGATCCGCCGGTTCGAGGACGGGCGCGCCGCGGCCTGCCATGCCCCCCTGCTGCCGCTGCAGGCCTGCGCATGA
- the metH gene encoding methionine synthase, with protein sequence MDALFDTAASPGRQATAAEALAAAARERILILDGAMGTQIQGLGFTESHFRGERFAGCECHLQGNNDLLTLTQPEAIEAIHYAYAMAGADILETNTFSSTSIAQADYGMEQAVYDLNRDGARLARRAAVKAEQQDGRRRFVAGALGPTNRTASISPDVNNPGYRAVSFDDLRIAYGEQLRGLIDGGADLILIETIFDTLNAKAAIFACTEIFAEKAVTLPVMISGTITDLSGRTLSGQTPTAFWHSVRHARPFTIGLNCALGANAMRAHLAELSDAADTLVCAYPNAGLPNEFGQYDESPEAMAAQIEGFARDGLVNIVGGCCGSTPEHIRAIAQAVGRHGPRAIPEHVPLMQLSGLEPFTLSPDIPFVNVGERTNVTGSARFRKLITSGDFATALEVARDQVANGAQILDINMDEGLIDSEKAMVEFLNLVAAEPDIARVPVMIDSSKFSIIEAGLKCVQGKPLVNSISMKEGEAAFLHHARLVRAYGAAVVVMAFDEDGQADSYERKVAICGRAYKLLTEEAGFPPEDIVFDPNIFAVATGIEEHNGYGVAFIEAARTIRRSLPHAHISGGVSNLSFSFRGNEPVREAMHAVFLYHAIQAGMDMGIVNAGQLAVYESIEPDLREACEDVVLNRREDATERLLALAERFKGAAGREAKAQDLAWRDWPVDKRLAHALVNGITDFIEADTEEARREAERPLHVIEGPLMAGMNVVGDLFGSGKMFLPQVVKSARVMKQAVAVLLPYMEAEKAANGGGERQSAGKILMATVKGDVHDIGKNIVGVVLACNNYEIIDLGVMVPAARILQTARERNVDIIGLSGLITPSLDEMAHVAAEMEREGFDIPLLIGGATTSRVHTAVKIHPRYGRGQTVYVTDASRAVGVVSSLLSPENRQGYAETVRAEYAKVAAAHARSEAEKLRLPIAKARANAHKADWASYDPPRPTFLGTRTFETYDLAELARYIDWTPFFQTWELKGRYPAILEDEKQGAAARPLFEDAQAMLAKIIEERWFRPKAVIGFWPAAAVGDDIRLYADEGRRETLASFFTLRQQLAKRDGRPNLALSDFVAPEGSGRPDHVGGFVVTAGIEEEAIAQRFARANDDYASIMVKALADRFAEAFAEAMHQRVRREFWAYAPDEAFGADELVDEPYRGIRPAPGYPAQPDHTEKATLFRLLDAEARIGVRLTESYAMWPGSSVSGLYLAHPDAHYFGVSKIERDQVEDYAARKAMPVREVERWLAPVLNYVPVAEAAE encoded by the coding sequence ATGGACGCCTTGTTCGACACCGCCGCGTCGCCCGGACGTCAGGCAACGGCTGCCGAGGCGCTGGCCGCGGCCGCACGCGAGCGCATCCTGATCCTCGACGGCGCCATGGGCACGCAGATCCAGGGGCTGGGCTTCACCGAGAGCCATTTCCGCGGCGAGCGCTTCGCCGGCTGCGAGTGCCATCTCCAGGGCAACAACGATCTCCTGACCCTGACCCAGCCCGAGGCCATCGAGGCCATCCACTACGCCTATGCCATGGCCGGCGCGGACATCCTGGAGACCAACACCTTCTCCTCGACATCGATCGCCCAGGCCGATTACGGCATGGAACAGGCGGTCTACGACCTCAACCGCGACGGCGCGCGGCTCGCCCGCCGCGCCGCGGTCAAGGCGGAGCAGCAGGACGGACGCCGGCGCTTCGTCGCCGGGGCGCTCGGCCCGACCAACCGCACGGCCTCGATCTCGCCCGACGTGAACAATCCCGGCTACCGCGCTGTTTCCTTTGATGATCTTCGCATCGCCTATGGCGAGCAGCTCCGCGGGCTGATCGACGGCGGCGCCGACCTCATCCTGATCGAGACGATCTTCGACACGCTCAACGCCAAGGCGGCGATCTTCGCCTGCACCGAGATCTTCGCGGAGAAGGCGGTGACCCTGCCGGTGATGATCTCCGGCACCATCACCGACCTCTCCGGCCGCACCCTGTCGGGCCAGACCCCGACGGCGTTCTGGCATTCGGTGCGCCATGCCCGCCCCTTCACCATCGGCCTCAACTGCGCCCTCGGCGCCAACGCGATGCGCGCCCACCTCGCCGAGCTCTCCGACGCGGCGGACACGCTGGTCTGCGCCTATCCCAATGCCGGCCTGCCGAACGAATTCGGCCAGTACGACGAAAGCCCCGAGGCGATGGCGGCGCAGATCGAGGGCTTTGCCCGCGACGGCCTGGTCAACATCGTCGGCGGCTGCTGCGGCTCGACGCCCGAGCACATCCGGGCCATCGCGCAGGCGGTGGGCCGGCACGGGCCGCGCGCCATCCCCGAGCACGTGCCGCTGATGCAGCTCTCCGGGCTGGAGCCGTTCACGCTCTCGCCCGACATCCCCTTCGTCAATGTCGGCGAGCGCACCAACGTCACGGGATCGGCCCGGTTCCGCAAGCTGATCACATCGGGCGATTTTGCGACGGCGCTGGAGGTGGCGCGCGACCAGGTGGCGAACGGCGCCCAGATCCTCGACATCAACATGGACGAGGGCCTGATCGATTCGGAAAAGGCGATGGTCGAGTTCCTCAACCTCGTCGCCGCCGAGCCGGACATCGCCCGCGTGCCGGTCATGATCGATTCCTCGAAATTCTCGATCATCGAGGCCGGACTGAAATGCGTGCAGGGCAAGCCCCTGGTCAACTCGATCTCGATGAAGGAGGGCGAGGCCGCCTTCCTGCACCATGCGAGGCTGGTGCGCGCCTATGGCGCCGCCGTCGTGGTGATGGCCTTCGACGAGGACGGCCAGGCCGACAGCTATGAGCGCAAGGTCGCGATCTGCGGCCGCGCCTACAAGCTCCTGACCGAGGAAGCAGGCTTCCCGCCCGAGGACATCGTCTTCGACCCCAACATCTTCGCCGTCGCCACCGGCATCGAGGAGCATAACGGCTACGGCGTCGCCTTCATCGAGGCGGCGCGGACCATCCGGCGGAGCCTGCCGCACGCCCATATCTCGGGCGGCGTCTCCAACCTCTCCTTCTCGTTCCGCGGCAACGAGCCGGTGCGCGAGGCGATGCACGCCGTGTTCCTCTACCACGCCATCCAGGCCGGCATGGACATGGGCATCGTCAATGCCGGCCAGCTCGCGGTCTATGAATCGATCGAGCCCGACCTGCGCGAGGCCTGCGAGGACGTGGTGCTCAACCGCCGCGAGGATGCGACCGAGCGGCTGCTCGCCCTGGCCGAGCGCTTCAAGGGCGCCGCCGGGCGCGAGGCCAAGGCCCAGGACCTCGCCTGGCGGGACTGGCCGGTGGACAAGCGCCTGGCGCATGCTCTGGTCAACGGCATCACCGACTTCATCGAAGCGGATACCGAGGAAGCGCGCCGTGAGGCGGAACGCCCGCTGCATGTGATCGAAGGCCCGCTGATGGCCGGCATGAACGTGGTCGGCGACCTCTTCGGCTCCGGCAAGATGTTCCTGCCGCAGGTGGTGAAGTCGGCCCGGGTGATGAAGCAGGCCGTGGCGGTGCTGCTGCCCTACATGGAGGCGGAGAAGGCCGCCAATGGCGGCGGCGAGCGCCAGAGCGCCGGCAAGATCCTGATGGCGACCGTCAAGGGCGACGTCCACGACATCGGCAAGAACATCGTCGGCGTCGTGCTGGCCTGCAACAATTACGAGATCATCGACCTCGGCGTGATGGTGCCGGCAGCCAGGATCCTGCAGACTGCCCGGGAGCGGAACGTCGACATCATCGGTCTCTCCGGCCTGATCACGCCCTCGCTCGACGAGATGGCGCATGTCGCCGCCGAGATGGAGCGCGAGGGCTTCGACATCCCGCTGCTGATCGGCGGCGCGACCACCAGCCGCGTCCACACCGCCGTGAAGATCCACCCCCGCTACGGGCGGGGTCAGACCGTCTACGTCACCGATGCCAGCCGCGCGGTCGGCGTCGTCTCCAGCCTGCTCTCGCCGGAGAATCGCCAGGGCTATGCCGAGACCGTGCGGGCCGAATATGCCAAGGTCGCGGCGGCCCATGCCCGCAGCGAGGCGGAGAAGCTGCGCCTGCCGATCGCCAAGGCCCGGGCCAATGCGCACAAGGCGGACTGGGCGAGCTACGATCCGCCCCGTCCGACCTTCCTCGGCACCAGGACCTTCGAGACCTACGACCTCGCCGAGCTCGCCCGCTATATCGACTGGACGCCGTTCTTCCAGACCTGGGAGCTGAAGGGGCGCTATCCCGCCATCCTGGAGGACGAGAAGCAGGGCGCCGCCGCCCGCCCGCTGTTCGAGGACGCGCAGGCGATGCTGGCAAAAATCATCGAGGAGCGCTGGTTCCGCCCCAAGGCGGTGATCGGCTTCTGGCCGGCGGCGGCCGTGGGCGACGACATCCGCCTCTACGCCGACGAAGGCCGGCGCGAGACGCTCGCCAGCTTCTTCACCCTGCGTCAGCAGCTCGCCAAGCGCGACGGCCGCCCGAACCTGGCTCTGTCCGATTTCGTCGCCCCGGAAGGCAGCGGCAGGCCGGACCATGTCGGCGGCTTCGTCGTCACGGCGGGCATCGAGGAAGAGGCCATCGCCCAGCGCTTCGCCCGTGCCAATGACGACTATGCCTCGATCATGGTCAAGGCCCTGGCCGACCGCTTTGCCGAGGCCTTTGCCGAGGCCATGCACCAGCGCGTGCGCCGCGAGTTCTGGGCCTATGCGCCGGACGAGGCCTTCGGCGCGGACGAGCTGGTGGACGAGCCCTATCGCGGCATCCGCCCGGCCCCGGGCTATCCCGCGCAACCCGACCACACGGAGAAGGCGACGCTGTTCCGCCTGCTCGACGCCGAGGCGCGGATCGGCGTCAGGCTGACCGAGAGCTACGCGATGTGGCCGGGCTCCTCGGTCTCCGGCCTCTACCTCGCCCATCCCGACGCGCATTATTTCGGCGTGTCGAAGATCGAGCGCGACCAGGTGGAGGATTATGCCGCCCGCAAGGCCATGCCGGTGCGCGAGGTCGAGCGCTGGCTCGCCCCGGTGCTGAACTACGTGCCGGTGGCCGAGGCGGCGGAGTAG
- a CDS encoding aromatic ring-hydroxylating oxygenase subunit alpha, protein MNARNDMLGQLRAHRPGFTLGRKFYTDPDYFQLDLETIWYREWLFAGHDCELTSPGSYITLQVGDYPVIVLRAGDGSIKAFHNSCRHRGSRLCAAERGTVAKLVCPYHQWTYELDGKLLYARDMGPGFDARQFGLKPVHCQSVGGYVWICLAREAPDFEAFRATVAPYLAPHRLKDAKIAFESTIVENGNWKLVWENNRECYHCAGNHPELCRTFPEAPTVTGVQGAGDDPLIRAHWDRCEEAGLPSLFRMSGDGQFRATRVPLLRNAVSYTMSGKPAVARPLSASIEEDRIGSLLLFHYPTTWNHVLGDHAVSFRVTPIGPRETAVTTKWLVHKDAVEGVDYRLDELTRVWVATNDQDRQIVEENQRGVASPVYEPGPYAPDHEGGVMQFVEWYCNAMERALGGDAVPLRSVA, encoded by the coding sequence ATGAACGCGCGCAACGACATGCTGGGCCAGCTCCGCGCCCACCGCCCCGGCTTCACCCTCGGCCGGAAATTCTACACCGACCCCGACTATTTCCAGCTCGACCTGGAGACGATCTGGTACCGCGAATGGCTGTTCGCCGGCCATGACTGCGAGCTGACCAGCCCGGGCAGCTACATCACCCTGCAGGTCGGCGACTACCCCGTCATCGTGCTGCGCGCCGGCGACGGATCGATCAAGGCCTTCCACAATTCCTGCCGCCACCGCGGCTCGCGCCTGTGCGCGGCCGAGCGCGGCACGGTGGCCAAGCTGGTCTGCCCCTATCACCAGTGGACCTACGAGCTCGACGGCAAGCTCCTCTACGCCCGCGACATGGGCCCGGGCTTCGACGCCAGGCAGTTCGGCCTGAAGCCGGTGCATTGCCAGAGCGTCGGCGGCTATGTCTGGATCTGCCTCGCCCGCGAGGCGCCGGACTTCGAGGCCTTCCGCGCCACGGTCGCCCCCTATCTCGCGCCGCACCGCCTGAAGGACGCCAAGATCGCCTTCGAGAGCACGATCGTCGAGAACGGCAACTGGAAGCTGGTCTGGGAGAACAACCGGGAGTGCTACCACTGCGCCGGCAACCACCCCGAGCTCTGCCGCACCTTCCCCGAGGCCCCGACGGTCACCGGCGTGCAGGGCGCCGGCGACGACCCGCTGATCCGCGCCCATTGGGACCGCTGCGAGGAGGCGGGCCTGCCCAGCCTGTTCAGGATGTCCGGGGACGGCCAGTTCCGCGCCACCCGCGTGCCGCTGCTGCGCAACGCGGTGAGCTACACCATGTCGGGCAAGCCGGCGGTGGCGCGCCCGCTCAGCGCCTCGATCGAGGAGGACCGCATCGGCTCGCTCCTGCTGTTCCATTACCCCACCACCTGGAACCACGTGCTGGGCGACCATGCCGTGAGCTTCCGCGTCACGCCGATCGGCCCGCGCGAGACTGCGGTCACCACCAAGTGGCTGGTGCACAAGGATGCGGTCGAGGGCGTCGACTATCGCCTGGACGAGCTGACCAGGGTCTGGGTCGCGACCAACGACCAGGACCGCCAGATCGTCGAGGAGAACCAGCGCGGCGTCGCCTCGCCGGTCTACGAGCCCGGCCCCTATGCGCCGGACCACGAGGGCGGGGTGATGCAATTCGTCGAATGGTACTGCAACGCCATGGAGCGCGCGCTCGGCGGCGATGCGGTGCCGCTGCGCAGCGTGGCGTGA